The window ATCTCTGGAACTCGCATAAGTGTTTCTGATGTTCTCAACTGGTTAGCAAATGAAATGTCTGTAGCAGATATAATAAGTGATTTTCCAGAGCTGAACGAAATGCAAATTAATGCTTGTCTTTCCTTTGCTGCGCAAAGGGAAAGCAGAACAAGGGTCGCTTAATGAAACTTCTATTAGATCAGAATATTTCTTTTAGAGTCATTCCAAGTATCATTGAATATTTTCCAGAATCTCAACAAGTAAAATATTTGAATCTTCAAAACGCTACAGATCATGAGATTTGGGAGTTTGCACAACTACATGGATTTACTATTGTAACATTTGACGCAGATTTCTATAATATAAGTCAGATCAAGGGGTTTCCACCTAAAATTATCTGGTTGCGTACAGGAAACTTGACTTCAAATGCAATTACTACATTATTAATGAAGCACAAAGTAGTAATCAATGATTTTATAAATCATGACGACTTTAATAAAATAGCTTGTTTAGAGATAAATGAGTAATGATATATTCTTCAAAATTTATTTTTTCATTACAGATAAGCATAAATTTAATAGAAGTTCCTTCGCTTATTTTATTAGTACGTGCGGCATTTTGTTTAAGGAAAAGTTGCTATTCCTAAGATTAAAGATCGCTGCGTTGTTAGAAAATTTGATAGTATCTCGATTCAACCAAACATGCCAAGACGAATAATTGGCATATTGGTTACGAAAAAAATTTTAGGATTTGACATGCCAACTATTGGTGTTGGCATCGTCTAAATCTAATCGAGTTGCTTTTTATAAGCATAAGGTTTGACGATATTTGCAGCACCTAAAACCATTTAGGAATCGATCTCATGACCATCGTTTCAAAAGACCTATTAAAAGCTGCAGAAATTCTTTCTAAAGAAGAACTCGTTGCTATTCCTACAGAGACCGTTTATGGACTTGCTGGCAATATTTATAGCGAGACAGCGATCAAGAAGATTTTTGAGATGAAAAATCGACCGTTTTTTAATCCGCTGATTGTGCATATTCATAGTGTGGAACAAGTTGAAGATCTGGCGGTTGATTTTCCAGAAAAAGCACAAGAATTAGCAAAGGCTTTTTGGCCAGGATCGTTGACATTGGTTCTTAAAAAGAATGATAAAGTTCCAGACCTCATCACAGCAGGAAAAGATACCGTCGGGATAAGAATGCCCAATCATTCCTTGACCTTAGAACTACTGAGAAATTTAGACTTTCCAGTCGCCGCGCCTAGTGCAAATCCGTTTACTCACATTAGTCCAACGACAGCGCAACACGTGAAAAACTATTTTGACGGAAAGCTAGAAATGGTTCTTGATGGCGGCAATTGTACAAACGGTATTGAATCCACCATTGTCGGTTTTGAAAATGGTGAACCAGTTGTTTATAGATTGGGTTCTATTTCTGTTGAAGAAATAGAAAGGGTTGTAGGTAAAGTATCTGTCAGAAACAACAAAGAGCAAGCACCCAACGCTCCAGGAATGTTAGAGAAACACTATGCGCCACGCACAAAAACCTATTTAGTACAGGATATTTCAGCTTTTATCAAGCAACATCCTGATAAAAAAATAGGCCTACTACTCCACTCCACAGATCATGAGAGTTTTGACGTTTCTAGTATTACTTATTTATCAAAAACTGGAAATTTGAAAGAAGCCGCATCAAGATTATACAGCGCCATGCATGAAATGGATCAGCTAGATCTAGATATGATCATTGCGCAACGATTACCAGATTATGATTTAGGAAAATCTATTAATGATCGACTCGAACGCGCAACCAAGTAAAAGTTTTATTTTAATCTAGTATATAAAACTCAAAAGGTCGCAATACCAGCTGTCCATTAAATGTAATAGAAGTATTTGTCATAATATCAGTCCAGGTAGTATTATCTAAAGCAGCTGGGATAGTAATAGTTCTAGAACTGTTTCTAGTATTAGCAATTAGGATTACCTCATCTCCGTTCAATGATTTTTTAAACATGATTACATCAATATCATTATAAACTGTATTTGTTCCTTTTCTAGCAGTTGGAGAATTAGAATAAAAAGTCATCATTTTTTTATAACTTTCTAACATGGTTGGATTTTGGTTCCAATCGATGGACGAATTAGAAAAAAATGGAACTGTAGATAATTGGCCTACTTCCTGACTACCGTAAATTAAAGGAACGCCACCCATAAAAACAGTAACTGCTTGAGCAGATAAAGCTCCATCTATACCTCCAAAAATACTCACCGTAGTAGCATCCCAAGCAGATTCATCATGGTTAGTTGTAAATCTAACTACCTCTTTACCAGTAGGAACAGAAGTATATTCAATTGTTGCAACCTGAATTAAATTACTAGCAGGTTGTCCACTATAGACATTTTTTAAACCGCTATAAAAGTCCCAACCAAAACTCAAGTCAAATCCAGCATCAAAATGATCACTTCTATCGCCTTCTGCAAAAAGGATCAGGTCACGATTAGGAATACTGCGTACTTCTTGCCATGCCTGCGACCAAAAATCTGCAGGAACGCCGTCTGCATAATCGCATCTAAAACCGTCAATATTTGCCTCATAAATCCAGTATTTCATCGCATCGATCATAGCATCCCGCATATCTTCATTCTCATAATTAAGATCTGCAACGTCCTGCCAGTTCGTTCCAGCAGGATGAATAATAATACCATTAGCATCTTTTGTGTACCAGTCACTATTATTTCTAATCCACTCATTATCCCATGAAGTATGATTTGCGACCCAATCCAGTATTACAGCTATTTCACGTTGATGGGCTAGTGTCGTTAACCTTCTTAAGTCTTCTAGATCTCCATATTCTGTACTTACCGCTTTATAATCTCGCACAGAATAAGGAGAACCTACACTTCTCAGCTGGCCTTGTGGGTAAATAGGCATTAACCAAATCACATTCACACCTAGACTTTCAATATGATCCAGTTTATTAATCACGCCTTGTAAGTCACCACCGTTACTAAACGCTCTCAAATTAACCTCATACATGACGATATCCTCATTTGCTGGGATATCATTAAATGGTACTCCATATTGTTGGTAACCTTCTGGTTCTGTTACTCCTACTGGTTCTGTCTCATTTCCATTGGGACTTTCATCATCCTGATTGCAAGAAACAAATAACAAAAACGTATATAACAGCAAAAATCTTGATAGGTATTTCATGATCTTAATTAAATCTAATTTTTAACACTAAAATACGAGATTCTGAGAGTAATTGTTATTAGTTAGAATTTTGAAATAAGTTGTTTTAAGTTTCGCTTTCGCGAAAGCGGAACACCAATAATTAATTATCATTTTATAACAAGAACCATCGCTTGATGTGGAATTCCATCTTCAAGATATTTTTCACCGGTAGAAATAAATCCCAAATCGGTATAGAATTTATCGAGATAGCACTGTGCAGATATTTTTACAGATGGAAAATTTTCCGCTTTCGCATAAGCGAGACTAGCAAGCATAATGTCTTTACCAAAAGATTTACCTCTTTGTGAAGGACTTACCACTACTCTACCGATGCTCGCTTGCTCAAAGTAATCACCAGGTTTAAAAATGCGCGTGTAAGCAGCAATATGTTCCTTTTCATAACCTAAAATATGAATCGCTTTTTGATCTTTATCATCGATATCTTGATAAACGCAATCCTGTTCCACAACAAAAACCTCAGATCTGAGTCTTAAAACCGCATAAAGTTCTTCAATACTAAATTCATTAAATGATTTAATTACTGTTTTCATTTAAAACTGTTTAGGAACATTTTTAGGTTGTGGTGGCTTTACTCCTATGCGTATATCAGTAATAATCTTCTCTAGCATATTACCAAATTCTTCATCACCGTTTGCCATAAATTCTTGACGTCTCGCATCGAGATCATCGAGAGTTTCTTCTTTATCGTGATCGTCAAATTCTTCCAGATCACGCCATATCTCCATCAATTTTTTATGTGGATGAACAGCGGTTCTTAACTGGTGTATAATAATAGTTGCTTCTTTTCTCATAAAATGCCCAGCTTGACTGGATATCTTTTTATCGTTAATCACAAATCTTTGTTCCGCGTAGGCGGAGATCTTTTTTTCTTTATTCTTAATTAATGAAAAATGGCAGGTAGGAATCTCTAGGAATCCATCGCCTACTTTTTATTAATTACTGATTTCTGTATTTACAAAAATGACTTGTTATAATTTCTCAGTCCAAAAATACTATCATTTCTTACCTCTATAAGCTAAAGAAATCCTATTGTGTTCCAATAAGAGCTGCTCATCATCGAGATAACTCTTTAATAAATGAATGACATAATCGAGCTGGTCTTCGGTAATATTTCTGTAAGCAGGAGCTGGAACTACACTTTTCCACGGAGCAAACAAGGTATTATCTAAAGCGATGCGCCAGTAACAATGGTTATCAAAATTAAGGTGCAAATGTTTATTTGCCAGCTGATTGCCAAGATCTAAATACTGTTGCCGTTTGTTGAGATTCATATTTTTAAGAATCAAGATGAAAGAGTCAAGATACAAGAATTATGTTCTACAAATAAAATGAAGGTATTTATAGTTTGTAATTTTATGCTTTCGCGAAAGCGGAAAAATTCATTTATTAATTATCAAACCACCAGATTCCTGCCTGCGCAGGAATTTTACTTACGAACAAGCTATCTTATTCACACGATTTGCGTGACGTCCACCGGCAAATTCAGTTTCTAAAAACACTTCAACCATAGCTACCGCCTGTGGAATAGAAGTAAATCGTGCTGGAATACAAATCACATTGGCATTATTATGTTCTCTAGCAAGGCCAGCAATTTCTTTGATCCAGCACACAGCGCCGCGCACATTTTGATACTTATTAACCGTCATGGAAACACCTTGTGCACTACCACAAATAACTATCCCTATTTCTGAGCGGTTTTCTTGAATATCTTGAGCAACTTTGTGTGCAAAATCTGGGTAATCTACACTATCAAAAGTATCGGTACCGTGGTTAGTAATGTCATGACCTTTTTCTTCAAGCATTTTAACCACTGCTTGTTTATAATCTGGTCCAGCGTGATCATTTCCTATAGAGATTTTCATAAGAGGTGTGTTTTTACAAAAGTAATTTTATAATGTAAGTATTAGGATTAAATTCAAATAGTTTCATTAACAATGTTGGGGCGTTAAATTCATTGTTAATAACCTCATATAACTGTGGATAACATCAATTCATTTTAATTCAAATAAATGTAAATCAGTTTTTTATATATTGAAATAAGAGAATTTTCATTTATGAATGCCAGTAATTGAGGCTTCAAAAAACTATAGAATTATGGTTATTAACAACGACTTTTTTTTATGTAGTATAAGCCATAAATAACCTGTTGATAGAAATGGAAAGATGGTATTAGGAAAATCAAATTAAAAATTCCATAGAGATTTTATATCGAGAAAACCTAAATATAAGTCGTGAATTTTCCAGCTAGTTTTAAGACATAAATGCATAGAAATACACATTAAAAATAGCTGTATTTTGTCTACAATTAGATGTGAATAAAGCTTGTTAACAAATGTCAATAACCATATAGTTTATTGCTTATTATTTTACTTTACAATTAGTTAACGTTTAGACAACATGTGTATAACTGAGCATAAGTTTAGAACTTATCATAAACCTAATTATTTGCAGTAAAGTTATACCGCTATTCACACTACATCATCATCATCAATTTTATTTAAATTTTAAAAAAGAAAAAATGATATTGTTTATATATGTTGATAACAGTAAATATTAAAAACTGAATCGTAATTTGAATGTTAAGCTGTAGTGAAATAAAAATTAGACATAATTGAATGATCCAGAATATCTAGTATATAAAAATCTTAAGTAGACTTAAAAAGAAGGGATTTTTCTATAGCTTAAAAAACGTAATAGTAAAATTTAGACGTTTTGATCTAGGTGTAAAATCTCAGTGTATGTACTATTATTGGTAGTAGCGCTGGTAGGATTTAAAGCCGCAGAGGTTAAAATGTAAAGCACAACGATACCTGCTAGAAGGATTCCAGCAAATATATAAGTCGATAACAAAGGCTTTTTGATTTTCATGTATAACTATTAACTATTATATAACGCAAATAGTTGTACAAAGTTACACTATTTTCTTAATTAAATGTTAAGTAGAGTTAACTAAATGGTTATCATGGTGCTTTTAGAAAACATTTAAATTCTTACCCATCCTAAAAGGTTAACTTTGTACACAATATGAAGAAAAAGAAAAATAGAAACTCAAAGACGAAGTTTCCAAATTTAAGCCAGTCTGTGCTTAATGCGATTAAACAAGATCCTAACAAATCATTTAATTATAAACAAATCTGTGCAAGTCTAGGGATTACAGATTCCAGTGGCCGCAACCAGGTAATAAAGAAATTACACCAGCTTAAATCTAAAGGAAAGATTGAAGAAGTAGATCGTGGAAAATTTAAAATAATTAAAGCCATAGATTACTATACCGGTAGAATAGATGTGAGTACTCGAGGTACTGGTTATGTGATAACGGAAGAACTTGAAGAAGATATCATGATTCCTAAACGTTCTTTAGGTCAAGCGCTTAATGGTGATGAAGTAGAAGTCTATGTGTACCATAGAAAAAGAGGACAGCAACCAGAAGGTGAGATTACTAGAGTTATCAAACGTAAGAAAACAGAATTTGTAGGAGAAATACAAGTTCATGAAAAATTTGCATTTGTAAACGTTAC is drawn from Nonlabens dokdonensis DSW-6 and contains these coding sequences:
- a CDS encoding L-threonylcarbamoyladenylate synthase produces the protein MTIVSKDLLKAAEILSKEELVAIPTETVYGLAGNIYSETAIKKIFEMKNRPFFNPLIVHIHSVEQVEDLAVDFPEKAQELAKAFWPGSLTLVLKKNDKVPDLITAGKDTVGIRMPNHSLTLELLRNLDFPVAAPSANPFTHISPTTAQHVKNYFDGKLEMVLDGGNCTNGIESTIVGFENGEPVVYRLGSISVEEIERVVGKVSVRNNKEQAPNAPGMLEKHYAPRTKTYLVQDISAFIKQHPDKKIGLLLHSTDHESFDVSSITYLSKTGNLKEAASRLYSAMHEMDQLDLDMIIAQRLPDYDLGKSINDRLERATK
- a CDS encoding alpha-amylase family glycosyl hydrolase, whose protein sequence is MKYLSRFLLLYTFLLFVSCNQDDESPNGNETEPVGVTEPEGYQQYGVPFNDIPANEDIVMYEVNLRAFSNGGDLQGVINKLDHIESLGVNVIWLMPIYPQGQLRSVGSPYSVRDYKAVSTEYGDLEDLRRLTTLAHQREIAVILDWVANHTSWDNEWIRNNSDWYTKDANGIIIHPAGTNWQDVADLNYENEDMRDAMIDAMKYWIYEANIDGFRCDYADGVPADFWSQAWQEVRSIPNRDLILFAEGDRSDHFDAGFDLSFGWDFYSGLKNVYSGQPASNLIQVATIEYTSVPTGKEVVRFTTNHDESAWDATTVSIFGGIDGALSAQAVTVFMGGVPLIYGSQEVGQLSTVPFFSNSSIDWNQNPTMLESYKKMMTFYSNSPTARKGTNTVYNDIDVIMFKKSLNGDEVILIANTRNSSRTITIPAALDNTTWTDIMTNTSITFNGQLVLRPFEFYILD
- a CDS encoding GNAT family N-acetyltransferase, coding for MKTVIKSFNEFSIEELYAVLRLRSEVFVVEQDCVYQDIDDKDQKAIHILGYEKEHIAAYTRIFKPGDYFEQASIGRVVVSPSQRGKSFGKDIMLASLAYAKAENFPSVKISAQCYLDKFYTDLGFISTGEKYLEDGIPHQAMVLVIK
- the rpiB gene encoding ribose 5-phosphate isomerase B — protein: MKISIGNDHAGPDYKQAVVKMLEEKGHDITNHGTDTFDSVDYPDFAHKVAQDIQENRSEIGIVICGSAQGVSMTVNKYQNVRGAVCWIKEIAGLAREHNNANVICIPARFTSIPQAVAMVEVFLETEFAGGRHANRVNKIACS
- a CDS encoding DUF433 domain-containing protein; amino-acid sequence: MVDYKKYITVDNERRFGTPIISGTRISVSDVLNWLANEMSVADIISDFPELNEMQINACLSFAAQRESRTRVA
- a CDS encoding DUF5615 family PIN-like protein translates to MKLLLDQNISFRVIPSIIEYFPESQQVKYLNLQNATDHEIWEFAQLHGFTIVTFDADFYNISQIKGFPPKIIWLRTGNLTSNAITTLLMKHKVVINDFINHDDFNKIACLEINE